ATCAGTGGATGTAAACGTGCATCCTatttaaatcatttattttaactGTAGGCAGGCCGCCATACTCTTAAGCTCAGCAATAGTCATGGAGGACAGTCCTGACCCCTCCTGCAAtcttaagaattttttaatatccaaataatttcctaaaaaaattgaaacagttCTGCCTTTTTGTGCTTTTGGCTGGGAGAGGGGGTATGTCATCCCTGGAGGTATAGCTATTTGGAGGGGGGCTAGGAGCCTCTTAtcatttttaactcttaaaaagggcgccagaacttttgatttccaatcaattgaggtccctccaaagtttatttggACATATCTTCCATAGAATCTTCATATGTTAACAACGAACAACTAGCATAGCTTACAGTCCTTGTCCTGGGGGGAGGGTGTCAACTTAGTGGCACAGTTATATAGCCCATGgactattttgatcaaaatgactatttcaagatttttatttgttccatttgggaaaaaagggtgtggggATTGGGTCTGgttgccctttgatcacttttgactcttaaaaagaactggaacttttgatttccaattatATGAATGTCTCCAAAGTTTCAccacccttccataaaaacattatttgttaacaatgggcaatttacataacttacaacccttaatCCGGGTTGTGGGGGATtttgtcatccccagaggcatagttatttgaattttggatccttttgaacaaaatggccatctcaaatttGATCAGATCCATTTGGCAAAAATTAGGCATGGGGGGGGCCTGTtgccttccgatcacttttgactctttaaaagggcagtaggaacttccaattttcagtCGAATTAACCTCCTCTGAAGTTTAAACGactaccccttccatatgaaccAGCTCTGGGAAAAATTATTAACGactattactaataataaaaataataaaaattgggAGTCCTGCTGCGTTCCCTCTGataagtgagaaaaaaaaaagatgaatttcTTTGATCAGATGCTTCCACACATGCCTGGAATAGTTACTACAGTTGCCACAAttaacgtttctttttttttaaacccttcTCTTTTTGAAATCCCAAAGACAACTATCTTGATATCTTGTCAAATCGTTAGTTGATTTAGTGCCCTAAATCAACTATTAGTTGATTTAAACATATTAGTGCCCTAATATGTTACTTGTACGATATTATTTGCTTGTTGTCTAAAAATATTGCAATTATGTTTCAGCTGCGCCATGAAAAAGTGGAATTGGAGCAGTCACTGGAACGCGAGCAAGGACACATTGTGAATAAACTAATGAAAAAGATTGAAAAGTTAGAGGCAGAAATTAACTCAAAGCAGAATATATTAGAGCAGCTTAGAAGAGAAAAAGTTGAGCTTGAGAATACTTTAGAACAAGAACAGGAAGCTCTGGTTAACAGATTATGGAAACGAATGGAAAAACTTGAAGCAGAGAAAAGGTATGATGTTTATTTCcaattttctagtttgaattccCAATAGAGCATGAGCTCAATATTGTTTCTAATATGAGCTGATACTTATGTATATCTATTTACAGAAAAAGGTACTAAAATGGCTAACGGAGCTAAATTCACAATAttgagtaaaaaaatataaaatataaacatataacgaaaaaaaatgaggaaaagccaataaaagaacacaaaatatTGTTATTTGAAGCGAAAAACTgacaaacagaaaaatgaaagatcAGTTTTAAACAGAACCAGTAGAATTCTATAGGGTTGGCATTAGCATAAAGAAAATCCTAGCAAATTGCAAACTTCCATTGAAAGTTCTTTAGTTACCTAGGGCAGTGACTCTCAAACTATGGTACGCGCAACCCTTGGGGTTACGCGGCcggtaaaaaaaataaccctTTAATTCTATGACTGTCAATCTTATTTACATTCTAGTTATAGTTTACTTAGTACTGGGACCTGAGAAGGGGTACCTGAAATGTTTTGTGTGTAAAAAGGGGTATAGTGTCTAAataactttgagaaccactgacATCATACTCTAACCAACAAACTTCGTATAAAGAGTCAAATAGACTTGTGACTGCGGATATCTTTTAATTACTACAATGAAAGGAGTATTTTACCATTGTATAGTTAGTTTCGTGGATAGTTCAAAGATCCATGACTGTCTAATGAACCGTTGCTCATGCTAGGTAATGGAAAACTTAGCCTTTGATTTAATTGTTCCTACTCTCTACACTTGCTCTAGCTATGCAGACTCAGGATGGTTGGCCATCTATAAGCTCAACACTTCTCtacaataaagaattttaaCGAGTTATGGTTTCAAGCTAAGGTTCTATAGGAAGTAATAGAAAACATTTGTCTCCACCCAggataaataaaacaaagatctAGCGATTTTGCCGATTTTACCCGTTATTAAAGTATGGAAAGTAATTATCCGCCTGTGCTAATCATAGATTTCAAGGTAAAACCGACTTTTGAAGGGAATCTGTCGAATTTATTAAGAAactaagttttgatttttggcaGTCGAAAATCATCAGGGTAATAGACTGAGGTGCCACCTGGTTAATAgcaatcgaaatcaaattcTTTGCATAAGCATGGGATGCCAAAATCACGGAAAATATGTACATTGAGCAAGAACGTTTGGTGGGGGTCCTAAAGACCAAACGCTAATGGGTGTGCCCCACTGTCCACTTTCCCCCACTCATTTTTGTTGATACGCTTAAAGCGTATTTAGAACGTCATTCTATAACTAAAACGTTTTTCTATAGATACTAGAACGGATACGGATTCCCAAACCTCTTTCTGTTAAATGACTGGCCAGATAGGTTGTAATTCTAGCAGTTTGATTACTTTTACTTTCTCAAGTTAAGTTATGTTAAAGGCTACCATAGAAAGTCTGCTATAAGTTATTGTAGAATTGCAATGCAAGGCCAGTATAAATAACTATTTTTGAGCAAGGGTAGGCATTTATAACTAGCAAAAGACAAAATTCGGGAATTTCAGGAGAGATAACGTGGGCTCGGATAAGCCCCCTCAGCCTCTTTCCACTTGCATACATGACTGGACAATTAGTTAGGGGTTCACTTTTGGAGAGTGGGGAGATGAAGCTAAATTATTATCTTGGATTTTCCATTTTGTATCTAATTTAGGCAAGTTCAGTCCACGGAGGAGTGTCCCTGCTTGCATAGCAGAAGTATTTTTGGTGTTCGAGTCATAAAAGTAAAGGATAATCAGTTAGCACCTGCATCGTTGTCTGCACTATTGTCTTTCGCCGTCTTTTACAAGATGCAACCTTAATGACCGCccttgatttaaaataaataggcTTTACCTCGAGGCCCTACTTTTTATAAcgttttttcattattctctGTATTCTTTAGATATTTTTTGGGCTTTCCAATTATTAAAAGTATTATATCTTGAAATCATCTAAAACAAATTCACAACCTTGTCTTTATCTTAGTCTCTCCTGACAATACAAGAAAACGTATAAAAAAGACTCGCTTGATTTCCTACGTTTCCCCGTATGGCGTGCTTAGGCAGTACAGTCTTAGAAATTATGTTGCATAGTTCGAGTGCGTGTACATCTTCATTGCTTAAATAAAGTCTCAAGTTCAACTGCGTGCTTTGAAAATATGGTTAGCTTTTTCATAATTGTAGAATGGTGGtacagttaatttggaaaaaacataacaaatttgctatatggatattttttttttattcttctaaaggctcttttttttttttttttttttcttttttttttttagaaaaaaatatatttcgtgGCGGTAACCTAgtatcttttcttcttttcttttttttttttttagtttaaacttAGTCATCTCTGCCAGCCAATCTGgttgttactaaaaaaaaggaagaaaaaaagtatataatacAAAACATTCAGTATCTTCTCATAATTCCTGAATCTTAGCacaataagtttttaaaaatattcatttgaatAATTGGATCAATTGGAAAAAATGTCAATACAAACATGTTCTTTTCTAGGAACCTGCAGATTAAACTAGACCAGCCAATTTCTGCTCCAGCATCTCCTGCCGGATATTATGGGGAAGCCACTTCAGCTACTAGAGGCTCTCAGCCTGGTGAGGAACAAGGTCTCCCAAATACAGTCAAAATTCAAAGGGCCCCTGAGCAGCTTACTTCACATATTCAAATGCTCCGTTCAGAAGTATCTAGGTTGCGGCGGCAGCTTGCAATTTCCCAACAAGAACGTaagctccacatttttgtaatatcCTCCACATTTTGTAAGTTAAGAAGTAAAGGAACATTTTTTAGTTGTTAATGCAAGACAACTAGTAAAACTTAACACAAACTGTTATAAAAAGGCATGTTATCAATTGTCATAACCGCACACTGGCCTACTAAGATGGGGAGAACGGGAATTTTTGCTTGGTCAGAAATGGGAAGAAATGCCTTTTTAAGCCactatcttgattttttttggggggggggagtcgggCTGATTTTCAGGGAGAATCTCCCTCCatgattttttacttttaattgcaATACCATTGTCAGTAAAAGTATCATAACTGAAAAGAAGTTGAGCTAAGCATAACTTCATAACCATTTCATCattgataatttgaattttactgACCTACAGTTCTTTCCTAGTCTGAAAATTAGTCCTCTTGAGTTATATTGCTTGtgagtttttttcttgtgtCACCAGCAAAATACAATATGATAATCTGCAATGCGAAAccattctctttttcatttcttatcTCAAATAAACCTactgttattaaataaattaaagtgcTACATGTACCTTATATCGTTCAGTGCTTAAATGCCGCTGCtgtggaaacaacagaaaataaattaaacaacacTTTTATTCCAATTAATTAATAATCTGTTCTCTTTTTTCATGATACAGTTTAAGGTTAATATAATCTTGACAAAGGATACTAGTTCAGCTTCCAAGCATTAGATAGGGTTTCCATATCCCAGCGAGCATTTGTGACACTTTAGTTTACCCTGTCTTCTTTTGTTGTGTTTTATGTTCATGCCAACGAGTCCAGGTTTTCGCTAGAAAGTGGGGAAGAATCTAACCTCTGCTGCTTTTACGGGAATTGTGAACTTAGACAAGATTGATAAATATGATGCTATATTTTTGGAAAGTTGTGTGTAGTTCTTGCCTAGGACCAAAAAATACGGTTTTACTTGTCCTTGAGTCAGAGCCTACAGCGTGGGAGCTGAATTGGAATTTTTCATTCAATGTTAAAGAAGACTATCTGAAGTTTTCAGATATCTGACTACCAGTTACTCGTCTATATTTAGCTATTCAGACTATCTGACGTTATTGTTCAGCCAAGTTTTCGTTTCTTCTTTTCCGGATTCTGTTCAGAATGGCAAGCAAGCAGGcaccaatttcaaattgaagttAGGCTAAAATCTAACTGTATTTAAAATTTGTGACTTTTATCTGAAGAAATTGGAGAATTTAGAGACCCAATGGTCGCACAGGTTCAAAAGTACCATCGTCCACTTTTACAAGCCATTTTTAATTGTGATTTTGGTTGAGCATATTGCTTTGTTATCTACGTTTAGAACTGATGCAGAAGAATGGTATCACATGTGTCTCATGAACTTTAATAGCACTTATATTGCTGAGGATACTGAAACTGAGGTTTGATTCGTTGTTAAAATAAGCCGGAGGCCCTTGAATAAGACTGAAATAGGACTAAGTTAGTCCTTAACCTCTCATCTCCTTCctagtcatttttttaatgaaagatgAGCTTGCTGATCTTCGTTTAAAGCAGAGTGAAAGTAATATTTCAACTTGTGTCATTGGACACCACTTCTTCCATAGCCGTTCTACTCTAGTCCCATTTGTTCTGCTGCATACTTTTAGCTCAAAGATTTGTCgaacttttttgaatattgatCTTGCAAGAATTTTGAGCCTCAACAATTGGATTTGAAACCAGTAGGATTTGAGATACAAAATGGTCCATAGATCCTCTCCTGATCCTCCCCGTTaactttttgccagaaatgtTGCCATGTTGCACCTTGTTTGAAGCTTAATCATACAAGAATATTTCAATGTGTGCGACTGGAGGAAAATAGAGGGAATGTAGTCCTTCCaatacaccccctcccccttactaCTAACTTTGTAGCTGAAAAGCTagcatgttttttgtttttcactgaTCGGTTTTAAATTTATGAGTCAATTAGTATGGATAAACGGAGTAGAAGTGTGATGATTTTTAAAGGCATGCTTCTGTACTTCGGCTTTTGCACGAAAATACTCAAGTTCGCTAATGACTTTTTGGATAACGCAATTTCGGCTATGGGGATAAAGGAAATGGATCCACCTACCTTTCGTTTTAGTGCCCatattcatttcaaatttgGTAGGCATGCTGCTACAAGCATAGAAACTAAAAGTATGAAATTTTAGACCGCTGACCATACAGTGCAGGTGTTAAGTTTCGTTCTTCAAATATTTCTCCTCCATCACCGAACGACTTGTAAGCTTTAATTGtaaggtatttttattttcagggcTGAAGGGTTACATGAATGTCTTTATGCACTTTTATTCATTTCTGGTACTTTTTGGGCTTGGAAACTGTTTCTTCTTGAAAGTGGTTTAGCAAAGATAATAAGTAATACTGCTAAGCATTGACATAGTTTCTTAATTAATAGTAGTGTTTTTGATGTAATTACCCGTTGATAGAACTAATCAAATTCTTCTTACCACCAAATGCAtcagaaacaagaaaaagacGTTATGTTCTGAAGCAAAGCAACGTAGCCAAGATTTCGTGCATGAGTTAtgcttaaataaaaacaaagattgtgttagtttttttgttttttggggggaaaatacAACTTTAGCCTGTATATATGGCACATTTCAAAGCAGGCAAttcagaaaagtttttttttggaggaataGTGTACAAAGAAATCTTGTGACAAAtcattttggaatttttgtGGGATTAACATCTCTGCGTTTAAATAATGACAAATAACCACAATCAAAACATGGTTCCCATAACATTTTTACTGGCGAAGCTGCTTAAAGGGTTCTGCAGTCTTTGACGTTGACCAAGCAACGTAAATCTAACTCATCTCTAATTGCTGCCATATTACCTTGACTCTTAAACTGCTTGCCTTTTGACTGATCACTAGCTGGTTTTCAGCCAGATATTGCTggtaaacaaacaaatttttttgaaggTTCTGTTTGGTTGGCCACTCGCACTAAATTTGGAGCTTAAAGCTTGGGTGGCCTTGAAGGATCATAGGGAACTTCTTGACTTTTGTTATTCTGATTTGTTAAGATTAAGAACCAAACAAAACTGAAgcgaaagttttatttatagcCTTAATATTGATCTCATCAACAGGATAGGGACGAGTGGCTTTTGTATCGACATCCctacaaaatatcaaaatgttCATTTTGTTTCAGAATTTCTGATATATCCTATCATATAATCTGTatcatttcagtttttattcGAAATCTTTTTCCTTTTGGCTTTATGGTTTTAATATTAGATTACATTGGAATGGCTATCCAGATCTATGATTTCTTCCAGAAGTGtctatttttagcttttaattatctatttatttgtgcttttttttagatatgcaAAAAACGAATCAGTTTCAAAAGGAAGAGCAGACTATCCGTGAAGAGAATCTTCGACTTCAGCGGAGACTCCAACTTGAAATGGAACGTAGAGAAGCGTTGTGTCGTCATCTTTCAGAATCTGAATCAAGGTACAGCAGCATCGTCTTGTGTCACATAAAGCATTGGGAATCCTTAAGGTCGATCTCCCAGGTTGTAAGCCACTGTttttttcctatagcagtgaaatgcgcATTAACAACAaacacgagcagattctttgatgaaaaaattattgtggcttcattgaaagctttaacatgaataggccgaacaaatttgcattttttttttttctttagagcttgataaaaaattaattagtggggacacctctaatttttaaagtagtaataaaactatttttacaaGACGTGGAGTATTataaagtagcctctcgatttgccacacgattccaaaatttttggccgtgagttttttgttttatcatcacttttctttaaaattggccATTTAAGATATGCTTCCTTTACTATTTATAAGAGTTGTACTAATCATACAGCtttgatttttgtgtcgttttgtagatcttataccgataaataatcccaaagattcttaagtttgtagttataagatacgatttttagcaataatttttaatatcgaatatttgcatatttctcATTGGCTTCAGTTGGCCAGTAAGCTTAAGTCAACAGTCTTTAGATATTCTGGCACACCCCTCAAGGAGCTATTAATCCAATGAGAAAAGAGGAAATCTCGTTTACGTTTTGGAAAATCTTGTTCGCTTTCAACCAGGGAGATTTGCGTTAAGAATATCTTATTCGTTATAATAATCATTTTGCTGACGCTTGACTCTTAGGTGTTCATCTTTGTCACCTTTCAAAGTCCTTTGGTGTGCAATATAATTTATGtacattcagtttaatttttaacatgACGGGCCCCAAAAGGGTTGAATGTATAAGTACACATAGCCCTGAGTTTGGAAGAGGGAATGGTAAGACTACTAGAGATTTTTCCAAACGAGGTTGAACACACGAAAACGTGCGCTTTCGGGCTCAGATTCTATTATTAGAGATCTCGAATATTAcactaaattttatattaaataaatcacAGTCATTTCTTAAAGCCTATTTAGTTAGAATTTTCCGAATATGTGCCCATTACAAGTCATGCTGTTACCCTAAGGAAAATCAGTCTGAAAAGAGAAAGGCTCTTGCTCTATGGCCatggtcttaaaattttgattcgtaaCAGTGTTTGTTGcatactttaatattttttttttcgtgaaagtTGGTTAAAACATACGAAAAGgaaactacaaaaatataatCTACATAATTAAAGTCAGATTTTGGAGAGATTTGAGCTTGAGGGTTTGAGGTCAGTTTTGGGTTCCAATTTAAAATTGTTTCGTGGAAACTGTACGTTTCCGCCCGAGTAAGGTTCAGAAACCCCGTTTTTGAGGATACCGAGAAGAAATTGCTACTTGATAACATATCTCTTTCTCTCCTGAATATGGCCTTGCTGAGGTAATTCGTTAAAGTAATTCAGTGAACCGACATGACTGAACGAGTGAATCAGTGACTTTCGCTTATTTTTGAAACCGCTTCAACATTGGTCTTCGATACTAAGaacatttatctttttttttaaattcccatCTCCATGCTTTACTCATTTTGGTTTAGGTTATGACAAAACATTATGGCAAGAGGTAGAACCATTCAAAGTTGGTAGTGCAGATGTAGCTTTTAGAAAGTCAAAGctcgcttttttctttttttttcccaagcctttcatttcttcttttttctaatttgaaatgttttttctgAAGTtcagatctcttttttttaattgatatttaTGTGTTTACTAAAACAAAACTGCCGCAAAGGCCAATCCTTATCGCATTCTCTGCTGAGAAAGATTTATTGTGAAATAGGTAGAAATTCCCCACATGTAAAGACTTCTTGACTTGTTCATTGATATTACACCTTTCTATGACTTCTATGAAtcttaaactgtttttttttagtttggagATGGAAGAAGAGCGTCACTATAACGAAATGCACGTCATTCCTCCGGTAGGAATGCATCCCGGTGCTACAAGAGGAAGGAGTACCTCCTCCCCTGGACCCCAAGTCAATTTGAGTCGATCGCCTAATTCTTCTCGTCCTCACAGTCCAGGTAATAGTTGTTTTAATCATGTAGAACCATACCTACAAACTAAGATGGGTCTAAAGGCCTACTCAGCATACCAAAAACTAAGCTTCCGAGGGTATGCTGCTAAACAATGACTTAAAAACGCTTAGTGTTTAACGAAATAAACGAATTAATTTTCTATTCTAAGAATcaagattgggggggggggttgaaatcGTGCCCTGAATTAAGCCCAAACAGCCCAACACGTATACAAAATGATACATTGCATAACCAAAATAGTTTAAACACATCCACACAAGAAGATAGAGGGGCAtttctaagttttttctttctgaagggggggggggtctaaataGCTGATAATAGACATATTATAGAGAAATTATAAAGCAGAATTGagaaaaacttcaatttttttagggggggtcTAAGGGCTATTTTTGATTAGAAGGAGTACGTTTTCCCCTTGCAAACGCCTGAGGTTCAGTTCCGTAAAGCAAGGTCAAACTATCACCTTCGTGGAAGTTAATTCCGAACTTTCTTGGTAAGTAATTTTTAGTAACCCCTTTGCactttgaatttattaaaacaaattttaatagctCCTGATCTTCTCTGTTGGATTTTCTCTGTTGGACAGTAAAACAAACATTGAATCTTCTAAAGGTCAATGGTAACAAAAAAGCTGGTAATTATTCTAGATAATAACCTCCGAAGCAAGAGCCGTCCCTAGAATTGGACTTTCATGTATTGCCCCCGGGATTTATTGCCAATTTAAGAGACTTACTTTTACAAGGTGGATTCATGGCCATTTGGTAAAATCCAAATAGTTTTCATGTTGGCGATTATATGCTACGctacttttctttcaataagCCCCGCCAGCTCTTGAGAAGGATTCTGGCTGGTTGATGCTTTGTTGTTTTtcctatttgttttattaacaCTGAACTAGTCCCATTTTATAAAATTAGGAGTTCGGGTTAAATTAGATCATGcatttgttactttttacgTGTCgggcaaacttttttttgggggggggaatcaaCTCTATAACCTGCTCCTCTTGATACGGCCTTGCCTGGCCAGATGTTTAATTCTCTTTTTCATCCAGAAACCCCCTTACATTCGTCTCAATTCTAACTCTTGCGATTTGTGAAGCTTTAACGTGTCGAAAGTCACTGGTAGTCAAGCTATATGTGAAAAACTTTATGTACAAGAAAAGAGCTTAAAGAATTaccatttttagtttgttactTTTGAGAAACTTTCGTGGTTTCAGTTTATactattctttgtttttttttttttgcttgattcACCTTCTTTCAATTGCACAAATAATCATTGTGAAAGTATTGAACTCGATGACAAGgctaaatatggaatttattagtatttcttgacaaaaatgtatgctaatgaaataataaaacttaataaaaatgtagttttaataaaaatgactGAATAAAAGTTTTGATGAAATGCCTAATGAGATGGTAAATCGACTAAATTCACGTTGTGTCCATAGATTGGGTCCTCTGAGGAGAGATCCGTCCATATTCTTCTCTATAATTTTGCCTATTTGTCGCCGTACAATCcagttttattcatttatttttatttttgtagtttaggTTGCGCGGTCTGCTGTATTTAGTCTAAAGAAGATCCGCTTTTACATGAACCTGAGTGAGTATATTGGTAGCTTCCATTCATATTCAAGAAAGAATACGAATCTCCATTCATGAATCTGCTCAAAATACTAGGGTTTTGTACCCTGGCCCCCTGAAGATTTATGTTGGCTTACCTTATTCGGCTAAGTGCTGAATGAATAAATTAGCCTTACTAAGGTAGTTTAAGCTTAAGCATACGTTTCGTACCATTAAAGgttaaattctttcaaaattcaaaatttcaagcaagtaaaaaaaaacgaattttctaGACCATTGCTTGCATTCTTGTTCTTAATAATATTTAGTTACAAATAATGCCAACATTGATTATAGATCAAGATGTTATTTATCTAATAagcttattttatatttcaagaaataggtctaattgatttttaaatacCGGAAAACTTTGGACAAGATTTTATTGACTCTCTCTTTCTCCTTCGCCCGTCAAACAAACTTAAAGTGGGTCTTAGTTAGCTTTACCGGGGAGCGAGAACTTCAATCCCTGTGCTGGTTCGTTCAAGCGATGGCTCTCCAAATTCATATAGTCTAATACTCTAATGATTATACTAAATGAAAAACTATTGACATCAGTGGCGTCAATCTGTGAAAATGTAGAgggagcaaaatatttttttttaagctgtgGGATTGGAGGTGAATCTAGGGGACAACTCTTTCTTCAATTGACACCCCTGATCGGTATATCAGGTACTTGAATATGCCTCTGCTGGGAAGTATGTAAAAACGCGTTTCGTCAGAACTAAGTGTTTTCATCTCTAGCCCCAAaaattcagatatttttttagaCCATTACTCTTACATGGCCTAATTACGTTGTAACTGCTATAAAGATAGCCTTGTTAGGctgtttttatttggtttaaaaaTGCTACTTAAGAAGATTTTCAATCGTTCAAAgaattaacctcaaaaactaaattcaTAATCACATACAAAATGCTACCCGTGGCTCTTCTTAAAACTACCAAGGCAATTTCTTATTGTACTCTATTTTAGCTCTGTATGGCAGAGATGGAGCTGGTGGAATGCCTATTACCTATGATAATATGAACCCGTCTTCACCTATTAGTCGATGTTCTACTTGTGGGCAAGTGACCCCTTCTCTGGTGTCATCATCGCCACCACAATCGGTAAGTTGCGGTGTTTCTTAGGTACCCTATGGTAAGCTCTTGTGCTGTTTAACCAAAGATTGTGGCTAATCGAAAGGCATAAAATAGCCCCAAAAACGGATTCATTCCCATTATAGTAAGTGCAAAAATGACTATAGAGTAAGCcaattttacaatttattaGCGTACAAATGGGTGAATATGCTGTAATACGCTATTATAGAAAGAAACTAGgtctattaaaaataattcctaATTATCAATTATTGCTAGTAATCTtcaagggaatataaatgattcACTGGGATTTTCCCTTACTGAACTTAAGCAATAAAGGAGCTGGTTACACGGTTAGCTATTTCCAGTCTCTTTTAATGACCTGTTAGAAAACAAACCacgaagaaagaaaacaaaaatatttcccaCCTAATTCACCTATCCCATGTCTAAATTTACATGTTTTCTAGACATCTCTTCTCTTTAGCCTGAGTAGTTTTCATGCTTTGGAATCTTTGGACTAGTTTAAACTACGATGGTTTTAGTATTTAAGctttaggaaaaagaaaattaaccatgAAAATTGGCAAGTGCTCTTTTTTAATCAGGTTCACTTAATCAAATCAAACATGGCCGCCCTAAAATCACAAGGTCTGAGCTCAAGCAGTGTCTTAAATGGAGCAAATATTTTAGGTGAACAGAGGGGCTTCGgcacaaaaatgttttatatcGACAATGGTGAAATCTGTATTTATCTCTTATTTTTTGGCGAAACCACTTTTTAGATGGTCAAACAACTAGAATTGGATACCCTATTAGTCTATtgttagaccac
This is a stretch of genomic DNA from Artemia franciscana chromosome 18, ASM3288406v1, whole genome shotgun sequence. It encodes these proteins:
- the LOC136038692 gene encoding coiled-coil domain-containing protein 6-like, which translates into the protein MADSASESDSGSVDGGPIMMPPSPATREQMQKRIESLQQQNRVLKAEIDAYKVQVKTLQSENRSLRQASVNIHAKAEQEEEYISNTLMKKIHSLKKEKETLALNFEQEEECLTNDLSRKLMQLRHEKVELEQSLEREQGHIVNKLMKKIEKLEAEINSKQNILEQLRREKVELENTLEQEQEALVNRLWKRMEKLEAEKRNLQIKLDQPISAPASPAGYYGEATSATRGSQPGEEQGLPNTVKIQRAPEQLTSHIQMLRSEVSRLRRQLAISQQEHMQKTNQFQKEEQTIREENLRLQRRLQLEMERREALCRHLSESESSLEMEEERHYNEMHVIPPVGMHPGATRGRSTSSPGPQVNLSRSPNSSRPHSPALYGRDGAGGMPITYDNMNPSSPISRCSTCGQVTPSLVSSSPPQSTGVQSRGLQRGNQERFVRPAPPGGPPSPGQAVGNSRNQSGAASPMDTSTNRL